Below is a genomic region from Helianthus annuus cultivar XRQ/B chromosome 2, HanXRQr2.0-SUNRISE, whole genome shotgun sequence.
AATCGGTACATCCTCGTGGCGATCGACTACGTTTCGAAGTGGGTTGAAGCTCAAGATTTGCCTACAAAAGATgcccgagtggtggtgagattcctAAAGAAGTTGTTCACTCGTTTCGGTATTCCTAAAGCCCTCATTGGCGACCGAGGGACACATTTTTGTAATGCCATAATGGAAAAGGCATTGGAGCGATATGGAGTTACTCACTGTTTGTCTACCGCGTACCATCCACAAACAAACGGTCAAGTTGAGAATGTGAATACGGGAGTGAAGAGGATATTAGAGAAAACAGTAGGAAAGAGTCGTAAGGATTGGTTGGATAAACTCGATGATGCTTTGTGGGCATTTCGTACCGCCTACAAAACACTCTTAGGTACTACACCGTTCATGATAGTCTATGGCAAAGCTTGCCATCTTCCGGTAGGATTGGAGCACCGAGCGCTTTGGGCTCTTAAAACCGTGAACTTAGATCTTTCTCATGCGGCTAGGAAGAGGTTTTTCCAAATCCATGAGTTAGAAGCCCTTAGAGATTCGGCGCATGAGCGTTCTTGGAGTATCAAAGAGAAAACGAAGGCGTTGCATGATAGGAGGCTTAAGGGGTTGAAGGAGTTTAAAGTCGGTGATAAAGTGCTCCTTTAAAATTCGAGGTTTAAGTTGTTTCccagaaagttgaagtcaaaatGGACGGGACCTTATGTCGTGAAGGAGGTGTTTCCGCATGGTGCAGTTGAGTTACACGATGAAGTTAGTAAGGGATCTTGGAAGGTGAACGGCCACAGGTTAAAGCACTACTTAGGAGGGCCGATTGACAACACCGAGAAGGAGGAAACTTCTCTCGAAGATCTTTAGAACATCACCGTTTAGAGTCTTGAGAGCAATCTCAAGTGTAGACTTTGTATATTAAGTGTCTGTAGTCGTTTCGTAGTTTTCGGGTCACTAATAGTTGTTTTTCGTAGTTTTTTGTTTTTGTGTCGTTTCACGTTTTGCAGGAATTCATCACCGTCAAGGAGCAAGAATCAACGAGAAAATCGAGTTTCAGGTaagttttcatggttaaaatgAGTTAGGAAATCGTTTGGCTTGAATTGGGAGGAGTTGGAATTTTTTCTAAGGCACAAACATGCAACAAAATTGAGAAACTTTCTGTTCAAAATAGCTTTTTGGCGACCTGCAGAGCCCACATGAACATCCGTCGTGGGCCGCCAAAAATAAACTAAACACAAAACACTTTTCTAAGTGCCGCGCCCCGCGGAGGAGTCTTCTCTATCCGTCGCGGGCCCCACCCAATTTTAAAACACGTATACAATTGTCTTTTCCCCAAATCTGCAAAACAAAAACCTAATTCCCTTAATTCTACTCGACGACGACCTCATTACACCACATTCCACCTCCGACTTTCACCCATAACTCACGTAAATCCCCTTAAAATCACTCATCAACACCATGGTTCATTCTAATCATCATCATACGGTCCCCAATCACTCGTTTTTCATACGTTTCATACAAAATTCGAAGTGGGTTTTCAAGTTTACAGCTGATTCTCTTAGTTCTCTGTATAACTCGACAACAAGGTATGTTTTCTTGCAATTATTTTGTATAAGTGAGCCTTGTATTTGAGTTTTTAGTGGTATTGTCTTCCAGTTGTAGGTGTCGAAATTGGTCAGGTCCTGTTTTTGCCTGTGTTAGGTTGTTTTTAGGTTAGTAACAGGTAGCAGGAGGTTTGAGTTGGTTGTTACTTACTTAGTACTGGTTGCAGATGGTTGGGTTGGGCGCTAGTGATCTTACTTTGACTTACTTGAGGTTACGGCTTGGATGGTTTGGAATGTTAGGCAGTTTACAATATATGAAGGGTTGGTTTGGTTCCATTGGTTATGCTTTTGTAGTTGGGTTGGATCTAAAAAGGTCGTCTCTTTGTGTATGGTTTATGAGTTGGTGGTATCCTAATTGTTTCGGACAGGAAATAGTGTGGGGATGGGTTTGATGATGTTAAAACTCAGATTTTGGAACAAAAATTAAGTGACCATTGAAATTGTTTGATAAATAAAGCAACTTTTTGAAAGCTGAATTAAACTTTTGACGCTTTAAAGCTTTTATATTATGATTCGGACTCAATATAGGTTTGTTTTAGGCACTCGGGAGTTAATTGCGGACAATTAAAAGTGCcggaaaggggggggggggggttactagTGAGGTTCGATTTTAGTATATTTGGGCATTGTTTTGCTTATTTGAAATAGATAACTactcgcccgtactcaatctctaTCTGGGAAAGGTTCAGTTTAAAATGGAATTATTTTGCAAACGGTCACCCAAACTTACTATGTTTTTGAATTTCgaccgcgaatgaaatgctatacggtcggGGTACTAGTGAGAATAAGGTGAATCATGTGGAGTTATTTTGTTTGATGTGCATGATTGAGAATAGGCTGGCGAACGTGGCGAGTGTGTTGGCGTGGTCGATGAAGAGAACATGGAGAGGAGGTACTGGAGCTAGTATTTACTGTGGCCGTATGTGACGAAGTTAGTGGAGAGTTTGGGGGTATTTAATAGGTATCCAGCTGGGGTTGATGCGTAAGGGACTAGCCTCGAGTTAGATAGGTTTAAAGGAGTTGCAGAGGTCTAGTATAGTTACACTGACAGAGCCAGTCACGTGGGAGACGATTAAGCAGGGTCCACAGGTCCAGCCGCCACCCGATATTGAGGCAGCATCAACATTGTAGGCGGGTGTTCCGACCCGTTATCAGAGGCCACCACAGAGGGCCGAGTTACCTGGGAGACGATATCCACTGGCTCAGCCTCGGCCTGTTCCATTGACACTTGATTCGTCGTACGACCGTATGGAGACGGGATTCGTTCAGTTGCATGGGTATATTGGGAGTGTGAGGCAGTTGATGGAAGAGAGCCACCGTAGTCACGAGGCTGGTCAGAGGAGACTAGAGGATGGCATGCGGGTTATTCTCGGGGGTCTTCATTTGCAGCCACCACCATCTTGGTAGCCACAGCAGACTAAGGCAGGGCCGAGTAGTATGGAGGGCGTGCAGCCTTCTAATGGGTTTGGTGGAGTTGATGAAGAGGACTGGGGTGAGGATGATTGAGGAGACATCAGTTGGAGCTTTCATGGAGTATCTTTCGTTTGGTTATTTTCTTTTTTCATTGTTTTTATCCTCATTATCGGTCTGTACCTAATATTGTGGATAATTTAACTGGTGGGTTGGGAGGGTTTTGGTAGTACGTTTTGTAGGGTTTCGATATGttattatctatatattataTTTAGTGTGTTCATGTATTGTTGACAGGTTCGATATTGTGATGTCGTTTCCATTCGCATGTACGAGATTAGAAACAGTTTTCTGAGCGTGTTCGGACTGGAGGGCGTATGTGGAAATGACTGGCAtactgacagtctcacatataTATTCAGCTAAGTCGTTCGACTAGTATAActtgtataatttttatttttttcgtttGGTATTTTAGGTAGTTAAAGTCGTGTTTTcatccttgcattagggacaatgcaaatTTTAAGTGTGGGAATGGAGCATTTGAGTCGTAGTTTAGTTCGGTAATTTAGAGTGTCGAGTCataaatataaaaatacaaaaaaattaaaaaattgaaaaaatcccaaaaaattgaaaaattttgaaatgtCTCTCGAttaaagaagtttgcaaaataaaagcggaaaatgatagaaaaataGATTTTTGTTCGGGTTGCAAATAATGATAATATAAGAATAAATAAATTAAGCCTATGTCTAATTTGGGATGTGTGAGTAGGCTTGGCCCGGTTTTAGGTTCCTTTGAGCTAAAAACATACGTAATTGTTGAtttactagtgggttctcatctaggagAGGTAGTGAAGCCGAAAACGTCAATAATAGTATAAGgaatgccgttataagctaagatcgaTAGAATTTCTTATCATATAAtggaaataaaaaaataataataaataaaaagagCTAGACTGAAAAAATTGGCAAGGCCTACGTAATCTCTGTTGGGGATAGTGACTCTGACTTGGAATACCACTGGGATTGTTGAATACTAATGCAAAAATACTGATGCCTATTGTAATCTCTCTTGGGGATGGTGACTCTGATTGGGAATGCCTCTGGGATAAGGTATGCACAGTCTAAAAAGCtcaaaagaaagaagaaaaaaaatataataaagatGTGACAACCgtaaaaaatccaggtatccgtataACTAATTAATCTTGATCAATGCCTAATGACTGTgttgaattacaattaatgacttgaactgctttctgattattgcTTTATAcacacatgtgcatcacatattgcaaatgacatatcattgattacatgagaactttATTGACACAAATGATGCgcgaaacacagttagcacagttaacaGACAAACCGggaaaatgctgacggagttcagtacatagacagacagtgttttgagacccagtatgagTCAGAAACTAAGTACTACAGTAGCatagagtgtagggaagtaaggatcacaaaattgcttttctaggtgatagtttaagtgtcggaatgtgcctaaaactcacccaaagtgctgaatttagcaaaattcagcaaaaatcaacATTTTAACAATCTAATTTTATGCTGAAACTTGATCcttgaatgctttcctaagtgtcgggaattaaaagtgtcacaaaaagatacataaagcacactaaactgcaaggtttagcactttaacgaatcagtatctaaccgaacaaccggaccctacccgaaacatcaaatttacactagaagcattgttttaatgtttccaagctagttatgatccccgaacatcataacacctcctaaAAATATCTAATAACTAAAACACGTAATGAACACTTGGATTTGAACTAATTTGCAACTAAAGGGTTAAACCTACACCTATACCCCCCACCTATGGACGGCCATGCCTcatgatgtgtgcaaaatgcaacatataaattagaTCAATTatgacataaaactaacccttttttagtactaatgttggaaaaagtgtgcttttgtcttccttttgtattttcaggattaaatgagctcaaatgaacaaaagaagcaaaaaggcaactaaatctaacataaatacaggaaaaggaataaacaaagcatgcccgacccctcgacagcatcctctcaagcaaaaacaagagaacagaaggctgaatacgccccgtgctcactgaacacgggggcgtgcccaagtgtctacataaaagacaaagttgtagaagcttctatcacccaccacgggggcgtgcccagcggacatggggccgtggtcaactctaggATTCGCataatctagggaaatcttgatagtacagatacgcttctgcacacggggtcgtgcccagcggacatgggggcgtggtcaactaatgcagacaaactgcaataaatgaagaaagagaatatgggtggacacggggccgtgtccgggcttctgtgcaggctataaataggggtgcttggctcacttgcaaatcatcccttggcaaaccacctctctcccacttcacccacactccaccactaccacaacaccatcatccaccaccatcatccatcatagagtgtgtgtagcaGTCTCGgtatccaagattgatcgtaagagttcttgacaatcaaaggccatgtttgcctaagtctcttacatcacttggtgaagacaagcatttagtataatactttttatttttaatcttttcgcactttttatttggttatgtattaatgactttaataactagtttcttatgttgaaggtgagtcttccttatcatttgcccgtggtgtcttggcgttattttactgtctatataaaataaaatatttacaccattcatatctccatggtctatatggagatattgttggtgcatacgtctgccgacttcgtcttgtatcgagtcttgtatttgtatagatagatcagggcacgcagTACGAGAAAACTGTCAAATATGGGTTTgaaggtaatttcgcatgaaataacAAACtggttatttcgcacgaaatcacttggtgatttcgcacgaaatctgATTTCGTGTGAATGTAATTTCGCTTGGggtattccgtgcgaaattaggctgcctatatatagtggtcgtgtcttgtcatttgtaactttccggcttgagtaccgaactgctgccttAGTGTCGACTTGCTGTaaatctttgtcaaatcaatcaaaagacagtttaaagtgtatatctagctgaattaacttgatacgtctgtttccgcctttcgtatcaagcaaaaactcttctaatcgactcattcgggtcagaaaacgttcctacaagtggtatcagagcacaggaggaagagttcataccaattcagcttcaaattctgatttctacaccttctttttcaaaattaacaaattTTCACGGAAAAAATGACTTGAATTTCACACATTATATGCGCAATAGTGTtttaataaacccttgaaagtttcagacttaAAATCGGACTATAACCTGATCAAATTTGACAAAAACagctcgagatgatgacatcagcagtatttcgtacgaaatagagctttgatttcgcccgaaattacattttgtaattaatttcgcttgaaagtgttgagtatttcgcacgaaattagtaTTTCGTGTGAAAAGTTTgttgattttgcacgaaattagTATTTTATGTGAGAATTTCATACGAAATCAGCCTATTTCGCATCTAAGTGGTATTTCGTTTGTTGATTCTGCACGAAATTAGTCATTTCGTGTGAAAAAAAGGTATTTCGTGtgaactaatttcgtttgaagttgttCTGCAGGTTGTTTTCGTTTGAACAGGGTAATTTCGCATCAAAAAAGTTTATTCCGCGTGAAAGTTGATTTCGTTTGAACATTCTGATTTTGTGAAACTTTGAAAACCTAAATATGGAACAGGAATTCTACAAGGTGTTTGCTACTCTGATTACCATTACTCAGCAagcaatgttggaaaatgaaacgggcactatggaaaaaccgccaaagctcatgaatatcgaggagtataaaggatgggaagaacgatttgagaattgggtgcaagctaattacatggatgcttgggaatgtgttgagaaGAAATATGTTAGACCAATGACTGATGATGAGGAGGTTATTGCAATAAAAGATCTTAGtgctgaagagaaaaagaaatacaaagatgaaaaaATGATGACTAGTTTATTGCATCAAGTTGTTAAGGAAGATATCTTGGTTTTATTGCAACACAATTGAACTGCATACTCTATCtggaaagcattaaaatcaaagtttgttggtagtaaagaaatgatcaagaataagaaatcatttttgaaaaaggaatttggtTTATTTCGTGGTTTGAGAACTGAGAGCACCaagcagatcattgaaagatactgcaatctgTTAGTCAAGATGAAGAGGGTGAGCATCACAAAAGATAACGAGGAATTGATTGAAAAGCTAGCTGATGCtttgccacatgaaacttggggcacatacctcATGGTGTTAAGAAACAAAAAGGATTTTAGCAATCTAACACtgagtaagttcattgaaaagcttgaagctcaagaaatggaacaaaggaagatatcaagaatgaaggattttgatggtgaacaagatatcggtCTTTATTACAAAGGTGGATTGAGTGATAAGGCGAACATGTCACTAAAggttgaaactgcattcaatgcaaaGAGTTTATCGGGaggttcatctaaaggatcaaacagcaaaacaagtttttcgtcatatccatcatttgatccaaacttgtcagcaaccaagaatggcaagaagttacaatgcaacattgtattgaatcttgagaatgatcaggattactcagaagaagttgcaaaaagtcacatgtctttgttgggaactgtgTTGGAGTCATATGGGAGTTTAGTAGCAgggaggatcggaaatccaatgctgacaaaagagaattacgatcagattgatgctgaagagatggaattgatggatattaagtggtgtttggCGAGTGTGTTGGGGAGAgccgaaaagtttaaacaaattacaggaagagatgatttccgtgatgcaaatgtttctacctaaggattttgataaatctaaagttacttgttttcgttgcagggaaaaaggacacttcaagagagagtgcacgaatcgcgaagcaagtggagctcaaaatccgttcaacaacaatgattattataggaaagaaatttatcatcaagttgctcaacaaccatatcaacaacaaccacaaactgctcatgccaggaaggagattgaagattcatcaaagagagcttgtatggtgaatcaagaagaTAACAAATCATCAAAAGGATTCAGTTGAGACAAATATGTTTCGGCTGATGGTAAAGCATGTCTGataaatcaagatgatgaaaagataccagaaggatttagctgggaaaattttagttgggatgattatgatcctaacaaaactccaaatcacaaagcttttgttgctcgagttgttgaagatagtgataatgatgatgattattatgccaGAAGAATGGAAGAGCATTTGAGAATGATGGAGGAgagtgacagtgatgatgaaaaagctaaaaagaagaagaagaaaattaaaacaccagtcagcagtgatgatgaagaagttctggtaatcaaaagaaaagtaaaagaagttccagctttcaaagttgatgcagaagctgatgcacaaaAGATTCCTGTGAAATGTGAGAACTGTGAAGCAGTGAAAAAGCAGAACATTActttgattcacaacatgaacagagTGAAAGAGTCCTATGATGTTCTGAACAAATCAATGAATCTGTACAATCAAACAAGCAGTGAACAAGAAACAACCATGAAGACatttcaaggagctttcatgacaaagcagaaagttgtcaacaattacattgagaagtgtgctgttcttgaacagaaactggaaacccaaaggattgaaacagaaagagttaatagattgttaaaaagttactcatgtacttcttatgtcattgacaggatttatccaaccgttgaaggcatgaaggctttTGAAGAAGAAACATTTGAAGAAAAGAATTCTgaaaagaaaaaggatactgaagtgaagatttctggtaagaaacagagtgtcagtTACACAAGTGCCCACCCTCGCTTGAAATGGATATTCGccaagaaatccaaattcagaaagagtcgaaaaggcaaccaaGTTAAAGTGGGAGTCTGAGCCTTCAGTtaacttgccagaaaacattgacgtcacatttacatcatctgacactgatcatgagtccgagttaataaagaaagtggtggatcaggtgttggataaagatgaaacagaggagtcaaaatcagagtcaaagtctgagtccaacACTTCAAGTTCAAAAgacaaacagggcaaaagagtttacaataaagaattcttgttatcaaaatctaatttgaatgatgaaacattcaaagttgcttatactttgaatgattctgacaaattatattctgatgaagaatttccaataagaggtgttaaaactgaaatgataaaaaaagttttcaaactaacagaaattaatatttctgaaataaaagatgtaaatcttactgataaacctaaaaaatacacctcaagagttcaacaaagagaaaacaagaaaaagggttacagttctggttcaggttttcaaaagaaaccaaaccataacggtaatttcaaaaagaaaggtcttagatttattccaccagaaaatgataaaaataagaaaacatataaaacaaatacaatatttgtttcaggagcaagctcGGAAGAAGAGGATAAAAGCTTATTCTGGAAGCAGAcaaacagagaattccttgcaaagaagcaagatgaaatgaagaatgAAGTTGTTCAGAAGAAAGCAATgagaacctgttttaaatgcaacatagttggtcatattgccaagAATTGTTCTACGGCAATTCATTCAAAACAAGAAGTGTCtcgtaaactgaaagaaaaaatggttgaaaatgaaccaccGACCAAAccttttatagttttcaaaaactcaaaatttgaggttggagaatgttcaaaaaggttttacaagagaaaagcaaaacttgacaaccaaaaatgggttgttaagaaatctgatgatagttctagtgatgattctgattcatcaaaatcagaggagctatcttctggcgatgtatctgattccacaaagtcagaggagccacaaattgaatcaaaaggtgaaaaatcagttcctccaatggatgatgcaaaatttccaccattgagggctgaaaattttaaacaaaaagttggtaaagttgagatttcaaatcaattcttttctgaaaagaaagaatttgatgttgaaaaagcctttaaccccaaagtgaaacatatttttggtaaaatgattgatgggaaagtcaaaggggtaaaggaatattatgagaaaaagatgaaaggaaagaaaccgagtgttggtaactcggaatctcccaaggtcagtcaggcttgggagaatctctttaactgaaaaacctgacttgccggaactcccaggttggtaattggggagtaggaatcggcatctttcttgagaaattcacaggttggtaactgtgatatttcgatcttcaagtggttaatcagggacattaagttgtacttgattttctacaagggGTAATTGTTGGAAGatcttaaaattgttaaattcTTCAAGtggttgagaaaaacaaagtgatgaagtaacccctaacctacaagtggtaaaatcaacaaaacttattttctggaaaaaccattttgattaaaacaaacttaagtgttttgaaatcataatgggaaaatagtttgttgtaagggggagttctgattgtttatgctgagggaatggcgaattgaagcaattaataacagttgtcattttacttgtacagtttgttttcaaatttctttaaatggttttgaattttagggggagtaagaaatttcagaaaatccaaaaacattagaaaatttgaaaaagccaaaaacatgataaaatcaaaaagaGTTTTgctgtataaaagaggaaatgatagtacatcagtggactatcacaagacgctaaagaattggaaagtcaaaaatgtgataaacggtctcactgcggatatgtcagtaggtttttacacattcagtagattgtcttcgagatataaacataaaatcaaacttacttatatcgtggggaacatctctcggatatatgggtaacccccgaaatcttgtttgaaagattgtctatttctgacatactaggtctttgtgcgtggtgatatcgggggtattataccaggacttctgattttgcgggagcaatagcctagtcctcgtataatgctttgcataGCTTTActcttaaagccagccctcagtacaaaaaatgatgaaacattgaaaaattctaatcatgtgctgttgaagaaaagatccctaaacgggacacacctaaagacgagtcGTCATCTCTTtatacgaacggaagttctagcctgagctctcacggtctcgcatttacccatttacagatatcattagtgtacattcacctgtaagactgaatatagaagtgtggatacgggagtatattctgaagtggtacacgcgaataagtttaagttcttaaaacactaatctcgtttctcgaaacaattgaactttgtgtgaaaatttaagtggatcagtatactgacaatctaagtgaatcgtttagaacttaaaatgtttaaagcttaacggtgttagtgatttgtctcaaaaactgatatgatcctcttacacaaactcacaaaaatattgtctgtaaatatctGTTTACTGTATTTCATTataatcaaaaatccaaaaagtttttagtgtgttttagcataaattttgaaaaatccaaaaagattttcgacaactaatgATGAAaatttgattttcaaaattccaagtgctaaacatgatgaacaattcATGAAGAGGAGTCGGTGTATAATGAGAAAAGATTTTGAATGTTTTGCATACAAGTGGTCATCAGtagtttttaaatgttaaatcattttatttcttcaagtggttcatcagagattaaaattgtaaaatcattaatTGATTAATACCAGCAAGTGGTTTTAATTCATCTGTTAGATTCATCTTTTAACAAGTGGTAAGCAGAGAacataaatttgtgaaatttattgtgaggtagaggatatGCAGGTAAGCAGGTTTTCGATTCCTGAGGAGCTTGTGTTTAgagagagccaggtttcgattcgtAAAGCAGATTGTGTGCTAGGTCATGATCCTGATTCTAGATTATTGATAGGGGGAGTCTATAGATGTTAAGAGCCAGATTCTATTCCTGGAAGATGTGTTCACGCAAGCTGctaatgctgatgaacttaaggaatcaaaagatctgatcaagagaattagagtgatGGAAGAGCCAGGTCGAGATCCTGGAAATGAaaagagaagatagagattgaggatgttTTACATTGTTAGATACTCCAAAAGAGTTcaagaagactgataaagacttaagattgaagactcgacactgaagacttcgccaacatccgagggggagtctgttggtgcatacgtctgtcgacttcgtcttgtatcgagtcttgtatttgtatagatagatcagggcacgcagTATGAGAAAACTGTCAAATATGGGTTTgaaggtaatttcgcatgaaataacAAACTGGTTATTTCGCACGAAAACTGATTTTGTGTGAATGTAATTTCGCTTGGggtattccgtgcgaaattaggttgcctatatatagtggtcgTGTCTTGttatttgtaactttccggcttgagtaccgaactgctgccgaagtgtcgacttGCTGTaaatctttgtcaaatcaatcaaaagacagtttaaagtgtatatctagctgaattgacttgatacgattgtt
It encodes:
- the LOC110890056 gene encoding uncharacterized protein LOC110890056 — protein: MGPLPPSSGNRYILVAIDYVSKWVEAQDLPTKDARVVVRFLKKLFTRFGIPKALIGDRGTHFCNAIMEKALERYGVTHCLSTAYHPQTNGQVENVNTGVKRILEKTVGKSRKDWLDKLDDALWAFRTAYKTLLGTTPFMIVYGKACHLPVGLEHRALWALKTVNLDLSHAARKRFFQIHELEALRDSAHERSWSIKEKTKALHDRRLKGLKEFKVGIHHRQGARINEKIEFQAGERGECVGVVDEENMERRYWS